A part of Lepisosteus oculatus isolate fLepOcu1 chromosome 16, fLepOcu1.hap2, whole genome shotgun sequence genomic DNA contains:
- the sla2b gene encoding src-like-adapter 2: MGSRPSKGRRNSSQQANLSNQQEPPQAAARDPNKYVVVALYNYPSGGPGDCSIRVGERLNILSEEGDWWRVSSTATGKESYIPSNYTAKVFHRWLFEGISREKAEELLLLPYNQAGSFMIRESQSQRGAFALSVRRSTTSSWDSVKHYRIRRLENGWFYISPRLTFASLIQLVDHYSESGEGLCCMLREPCYIQGSNNVPVLTGPPPTAVRKPTLNWKDVDRSMLFSNDKDTTEESLVSEGLREAINSYLYMTEEMGCVDCIDSWKT; the protein is encoded by the exons ATGGGGAGTCGTCCCAGCAAAGGCAGGCGAAACTCTTCTCAGCAGGCGAACCTCTCGAATCAGCAAGAGCCCCCGCAGGCCGCCGCAAGGG ACCCCAATAAATATGTGGTGGTAGCTCTCTACAACTATCCATCTGGAGGTCCTGGTGACTGCAGTATTCGTGTTGGGGAGCGCCTCAACATCCTGTCAGA GGAAGGAGACTGGTGGAGGGTGTCCTCTACAGCCACAGGCAAAGAAAGCTACATTCCCAGCAATTACACTGCCAAGGTTTTTCACAG GTGGCTGTTTGAGGGCATCAGTCGCGAGAAGGCAGAGGAGTTGCTGCTCTTGCCCTACAACCAAGCCGGCTCCTTCATGATCCGCGAGAGCCAAAGTCAGAGAG GGGCCTTTGCACTGTCAGTGCGGAGAAGTACCACTAGCTCATGGGATTCAGTGAAACACTATCGCATCCGACGACTGGAAAATGGCTGGTTCTACATCTCCCCCAGACTGACGTTTGCCTCCCTCATACAGCTCGTGGATCATTACTCTG AGTCAGGTGAGGGTCTGTGCTGTATGCTGAGGGAGCCATGTTATATTCAGGGTTCCAATAACGTCCCAGTGCTGACCGGACCACCACCCACGGCAGTAAGAAAACCTACCCTGAACTGGAAAGACGTGGACAG GTCCATGCTGTTTTCGAACGACAAGGATACCACAGAAGAGTCGCTGGTGAGTGAGGGCCTTCGAGAAGCCATCAACTCTTACCTCTACATGACGGAGGAGATGGGCTGTGTGGACTGCATCGACAGCTGGAAGACCTGA